Below is a genomic region from Gallus gallus isolate bGalGal1 chromosome 10, bGalGal1.mat.broiler.GRCg7b, whole genome shotgun sequence.
tgtgcaggaggggcagtgccatggggcGTAGAGGCCCTGCAGCACCCCGCTCAGCACGGCGTTGGGAAGTGCGTCTGCAGGGAGAGGCGCAAGCGCAGCTTTGTGAAGCCTAGCAGCACGGAGGGCAAGACACGGCTCAGCACCCCGCACAGCAGGACTGTGGGGCCACTCACATCCCACTCCTTACCCATTGCTGGTGGCCGTGTGTAGGGGTCGCTGTGGAAGCCAAGGacaggctgctgggagggcGGGTGGCTGACACTAGGGCAGGAGAGTGATGTCAGCACACAGCggcccctgctctgctcccgACCACTGGGGAGCCCCACAGACTCACGCAGGGCTGCGGTCCTtgagctcctgctggcagcGTCGCACTTTCAGGAAGTCCAGCACATCCTGGGGTAGCTCCTCATTGTGGCACAGGACGCCCTGGGGTGGGGACGGGGGGGTGTGGGCACCCCTGAGGAGCAGGTGCCACCACCAGCCCCCCGTGTCTCACCTGGATGTAGAGCTCCAGGCCCTGCCGGCGCTGCTCCAGCACTTTGGGCACCCAGTTGGGGACACGCCGTGGGGGGAAGTCGGGCACCTTGCAGCTCTTCTTGATCTGGGGCATAGCGAGGGGTGTGGGCGCCTTGATCACCACTGTGGGTCCCCAGGGAAGGTCCCTGGCTGCAGACCCCTTGTCCCCACCGGCCCCAGGTCCTCACCCGCTTGTGCAGCGCCTGGAACTCGCTGTAGCGCTTCGCCACCGTGTGCCGCCGGCCATTGCACAGCACCTCCACCAGGAACACCTGCAcctcctcatcctcaccctCATTCTCTCGAGGCAGGAGCCCCAGACTGCCCCATGGGGCACGTAGGACCCCCCAGGGCAGGACAGGACACAGGAGGTTGCAGGGACCAacagcccttccctccctcctcccctggCCCCTTCATCAGGGGAATGTGGGACCACCACGACCACCACACAGGGCAGAAAGGGATCACTGTCCCCAGAAATAGGTGGGGACCCTCGGGGACAGGCAGGGacctccaccaccaccccagGGCAAGCAGGGAAACCCCCACCCCCCACGCCCCTCACCGTGTGTGCCTTCTCAGGGCTGCGTGCTGTCACCTCTGGCTCCGCCGCAGGGATGGAGACTACGATCATCGCCCACCACCGCTGCCAGCACCGGAGGGCCACCCCGTCCCACCCCGGCTGCTGGGGGCCGGGAGAGCCTTGGTGCTCTGCAGCCCGAAGGTAGCACAGGGAtaagaggaaaggaaagtgGGAAGTCAGCACAAGCgtgcttttccctttttttctgtcGCCTGTAAGACTCAGTATCAGTTTTgatcagcactgctgcagccccagagccaggGCTGAGAGGCGGCCCCTGTTATCACAGAGATGGGAGCATCgcagcctcctgcagagcagctccagccccggGCTGAGCTCAGAGCCTAAAAACAGAAGCTGGGCCCTGGTGAGAGAGTCAGAGCTTAATCAAGAGCTGGGACAGGTGGCTGGGCTGTGCCAAGGTCACGGGCTCCATGGTCACAACAAAGCTGGAGGCAACACCACCTCCCTCACATCCCTGCAGCCTCTTCCCAGCACCCCCggcccctccctgccctctcccaCAACACCACACGCCTGGCTGCCCTGATACAAGTTTTATTACATAGTTGTAATGGCACTGCAGGAGTAAGATAGTCAGTCATAAGAGCCTTAAAACCCAGCctgaaaaatatacatttatagTGTCGTTAACCCCCTTCACTCTTCACCTAACTCAGGGCTGGCTGGAAAGCAGGAAACTTGTTTCTCTTCAGTAAGAAAATATATGTtgctaaatgaaaaatatacagTTAGAAGAGTTACTGGCTTGTAAGCTGCTCATTTGGGAGTTAAACCTCTACCAGCGCTCAAGTGTTTAACTAGGGTTCATTCATGTGTAAAAGAGGTATAGTGTATAAAAAGGCAAAGTTCAGGTATGCTCGTTGGCTTGGTCCAGTTAAGAAATGGCCTTGGCTTCAGGTAAGAATGCTTCCCAGTACTTCACCAGCTgtggagaggaggaggacagaGTCAGGAGCCAGCACAGCTCAACTGCATTGTGAATGAGCTTTCAGCAGACTTGAGAGGGCTTCTAGGGAGTGAGGAGGAGCTTCTGCCCCTTccagcacacagagctctgcagaggcaTCCCCAGGGGTACAACACTTAACGAGCAGCTCTCTCATTAGCAGGATTCCCCCACTGCGGGCTCAGGCTGAGCTCCAGGATGTGTaggagggctggcagtgggCACTCACCTGCTGCTGAGAGTTCAGTAACGTCTCCAGGTACTTTGTCACATGGTTTCTGAAGTCCTTGGATTTCTCTTTCTGCAAGAGATGGTTTCAGAAGTGagcacaaagctgcagcaaCCACTAAAACCCTCATGTCTTTGTGGGGAGGACAAAACATGGGGTAGATCCTGATGATGGTTTGGAGGATCTCTGCAGACCCACACGCTTTGAGCAGAAAACTTCTTCAGCCAAaaccagctgctctgcagcactgatgcCCCATTCAAACACTTCTGCATTTGTAAATATCACCAACTGCTGGGAGAACTGCATATGCTGAGGGCTGGGGCTAACCTACCTCAAACCGTATCACTTCCTTGCGGATCACAGCAGAAATCCGTTCAAAGTCCCTTTCATACTGCGTCACACGAGACTCCCACTGCAGAGAGAGGAAGTGTGCAGTTTCCAGGGCAGGAGAGCTTTTTGCTCACTGTCTGCGTGGTTTTGCAATCCTGACTGCTCAAACTCAAGGGACCACAGCACGCCTCACCTCTGAGATCTCCTCCTTGGCCTGCTGCAGCTTGTCGGGTTTGTTGGCCCACAGCAGCCTGGCCTCCATCTCCCTCTTCTTCTGCAACATAGTCTGGGCATCCTGCCACCGCTGCCAGGTCTTCATACGCTGGTCAAAagctccctgaaaggaagaaggagaggcTGGGCTGGCACATTCCCAGACAAGCATGGGGCTGTGCCCTCTGCCACCTCACTGATGGCCGCACCTGAGGTTACCTGAGGGTAGCCACAGTGACAGCACAGGCCAGAATATGGAGTGTCTTCCTTGCTACTCTACCAGGGTTAGGGCAGCTCTGAGGCCTCCCTCAGTACAGGGCTCAGTTTATTCCTTTCATCAAGAACAGCCAGTGCAAGGAAACACCTTTGCTAGCCCCACACTGCctcttctgcagagcagtgacCACAAGTCACAGCAAAGCACTCCAGCACCTGCCAGACAGTATTTTCGTGAGCCACCAGCCCAGGCAAGGAAGAGCTGTCAGAATACTGAATGCATCCAGCCAGATAGTCAGGAAGAGctagaagagcagaaagcagcatgtGGCAGCCTGGCCAGAAGAACAGAGCAGCCAAGAGGCAGGCAAAGGCTGAGGCAACATTATAGCTTCTTCCAAGAACATGCCTACCTCCAGCACTATCAGTGGTCTTAGTCCTCTGAAGCACCCATTATATCTCCCCATACCAAACAGGCTGCATTTTGGCCTCTGCAGTCTCCAACTAGGGCAGGAACAAGTCCGCCTGCCAAACTGGGAGGTCACCTGGAACTTGTTTTGTTCAGCCTCCAGCACAGAAGCCTGCATATCAGGCAGGCAGACTTCAAGACCCAGTCCGCTCTACTTACAACACAGATCACAGGTTACCAGCTTACAACctttgcagcagctgcagccttctCCCCTGAAAGGGCTGAGGCCACCTACAAGCCATGAACTTGCCCCATATCCCCTCTGGAGAACAAGAGCACAGCCAGGTCTCACCTACCCTAAGTTCCTGATCCAGCAGCAAGTTTGCTTTCTGCCTGGAAAGACCAGAGATGCCATGCTCTCTGCTTGCACTCGCAGGACCAGCCACCTCCTGGCACACCTAAGCCTAAGATCTATACTAGGACCAGTCGTTCTGCCCTAGAAGTTGGCTCTGAGGATTGCCCTAGAGGAATGCTTACCCTTACAACTGAGAGGAGGCGGATGTAGTCTCCCAGGAGCTCGGCCAGGACGAAGAAGTCATTGTTAGCCTGTTCCTGGTGCAGCTGTTCAATCTTCTCTTCCACCTCAGCCAGCTGGGACAGCGCTCGGGACAGGGCCGTGTTGTCCTCGGAGCTCCCCAGCATGGCCAGACTCTTTGCAAACTGTGCTGTATTCAATGCTAGCTCTAGTGAATGGAATAAAAGAGTcagctgtgggctctgcttCACCGGGTGCTCCACAAAGAAAGCCCTAGCCTACAGttcagccctgggagctgcttctCTGTAGCCGCAGGAGACATTAGCTAGCAGAGCCTGAGAGCTGGTGGCTTCTGTGGGACATGGGGAACCCCAGCCAGGAAGAGGGAAACAGCAGTGGGAGGACAGGCACGAGTTTGCAGATGTCAGCCAAAACATGCAAAGGGAAACATTCCTGCTCCCAGGCAGAGGACGGCATGGCCTTAGTAACAAGATCAGCTCTGGTCTGCTTTGCTACAGCAGCTTTCACCCACCAGGCTCACATCCTAAGTCTGTACCACCGGACAGAAGTTGTGGCATTAccatttttacttctgtttcccAGGACAAAGAGGCCAAGAGTCTTATAGCAAGAAACACTGCCATGTCTTTTCACAAGGCTTAACTCTTACAGTCCAAGCTACAGAGCAAGCAAAACCAAGCTCGTTACCTTTCCTGTGGTTCACTAGCGTTTCTACAACAGCATGCAGCTTCCGTAGCCGCTGCTCCTCACACTCCACCTCCTGAAGCTTCTCCTCGAACCACTGAAAGGGACAGACCCAGAGTTGCTTCCTACattgtctgcagagctgcccatgCAGCCCTCCCCAAAAATGTGAGCCGGTGGGAACACACAGCAAGGACAAGGACAGCCCAGGGACATCCAGATACTTACTATGTCTGATTCATTCATCTTAATGGTCATTTTACTGACAGCATCGGTTGCTTTGTTGAACATCTTCAGTATTCCTGCTCCACTCAGGGCCTGGGTGCCTATTGCTCTCGGCAgctacagagaaacagaaaagtttgCTTTGCCAGGAGATAAGAGTTGCTGTGAGAGCGGTATTAACAATACCGGTGTCCTGAGGTGCTTCCATGAAGTCTGTTCCTATACCAAAGCCTTCTGGCACAGCATTAGGCAGATGCTAAGATTTGCACCATCACATTCTTCTCGCAGGTGCAGGGACCACAGTAGCTACAGCTTGGCAGGGAGTCAGCACTTCCATATCATCTGGGCATCAGGCTCCAGTCCCCCCCTTACCTCCAGACATCAGGCTACACTCTCATCATGGATTTCATAATAAAGGCAACCCCTGCTTTCAGTGTGTGTCCCCACTGTGGTGGGGGCAAGCTTGGCCACAGTTTGTTATCAGCATACAGTGCTTAGGTATGCATTGATGAACAGAAGAGGTCCTGTTCTCCTCATCACTGGTTAAGAGCTCTTAGAGGACCCTGCTGCTTCTCACTGAGCTCTGAAGCACCATGCCCTCTTAACTTCTTGTACACTGCTTCCCTCTGCACCCCCAGGTACTCGCAGCCACCTCAGTCCACCCTACTGACCTCCTCCTTTTCCAAGAACTCCCTGACATCCGGGTCCTGCAACATGGTTGGATGGCTGACAACTCTCTGTAGGTACCTGAGGAGAAGAACACACACTACTAGTTACCTCCGCCAAAGCCTCGCTTCAAGCCACCTTGgtgagctgcagcacacacaggtCAGCTGTGACACACTTGTTTGCTCAGAAACAGCAATTCTGGAGCTGAAGCCAGACCCAGCAAGATGTTTTCATCCTCTCACCAAGAGTCCTCCCTCCCTGGGGACTCCAGTGAGACAAGTCTGCACGTGCACCAATATTCACTATATCAAGGCTACTTGATCCAGTAACTCATGAAGATTCAGTCTTTCATTCTCATGATGACACTTCAGAGGCTGAAGCTGGAGGTTATTGGCATCCTAGTGCTAACTACAGCAGTCAACAGGGGTGGCAGAGCGAAGGCCACTTGTGGCTGTATAGTTAAAGGTGCCAGTTACATAGAGAGCAAATTGTTTCTCATCTGATCTGCATGGTTTGTACCACTACTATCCAGATTTTTGGGCTCCTGAGACAGATCAGTTTTCTCCCTGCCTTGTCAGAGTTCAGCCAGATTTGCACAAGAGCCAGCAAGAGTTTTTGAAGGAGAAGATAGTTTTAGTCAACTCTTGCAGCTGCAACTCTTCAGTGGCCTCCAGCTTCCCTCTAAGCCTAGAAGCAGACTGCTTTTCTCACGTAGGGAGAAGACTGCAGCCAGTCTGACCTTTCTGAGGTCCCTTGCTTGGTTCAGGCACGAGGGGATAGCTGTTGGGATCTGTACCTCTCTAGAGCAGCCCGTCTCTTTTCTAGGaactctgcagaggaggagTCTTCTTTCCCAACTTTCACTTTGGTCATTCCTAGCACAGAAGGTAGGTGCAATTAATGAGTGGCCTCAAACTGAATGCACAAGGTAGCAAGGTCTGTCACAAAGCATACAGACTATCAGGGTGACGAGAGAGAAATGTGACCTTGCATCAGAAGAACTACTTGCAAAATCAACATCTGCTTATACCTACATCTAGCAAAAATCTACATCCAGAaacaaggcaatgcaatgcCAAGCGAGACTGGAACGGTTACAGGTCTGGGCCCAAGTGAACAGAGCAATTCAGTGACAGTGCAGCAATTTCACTCTTCTCCAAGAGGATGCAGAGCCACTCATCCACTCTAACAAGGCTTAAAGCCCAGAGCTCCAAACAGGGAGCCAGCAGAGTTCAATTGTGTCACAGAATTCAGATTATTTTATGCACCTACTTTCTCTtactgctctgcagcttcccTCTCAGCTTGGAGGTTGCAGGCAGGCCCATCTTTGGGGCCCAGGGCTCAAGTCAGAAGGACCAGATCTAGAGCAGTGCTCTGCACCTCCACCACTCACCTATGAGACTCTTCTCAGGCGGTGGAGGCACGATGAACCCATTTTGGGCATGCTTCTCCGACAACTTCTCATAGAGACCCAGAAAGTCACTGAACCTCCTTTTCACTGAGAACTGCTTGCTCCTGAACATTGGCATGCTCGTCTGGGGGAAGAGATGAGGCTCAGGTCAAACTCACCCAGGGAAGCTTGCTCATGCAAGCACTATGTGCACTCTCACTTCTGGGGATGGAAAGAGGACATCCTGAGCTCTGTGGGATTTGAGGAACGCACCAGGCCGAACTGAGCAAGCCTTGGCCCAGGTTTACAGCAAATCTGCTCCCAACAGCTCTCCTTGGGCTGAACAGCAGCGTTAATACCAGTAAATAACAGAACAGCTGTTACTGTGCCTGTGGGCTGCCTGCTAAGCCCTGCCCACTGCCTAATCCCACCATCCCTGCTCCCCACAGGAACAGGGACCGCTGTCAGGTTACACATTAGGCTGCAGGGGCCATCAGCAGCTTTTGACTGTatctgcagagcaaagctgGCAGCTAACAAATCTCCCAGTCCCTGCCACACACCCACAGCTTTGCACCGCAAgatgcagtgcctgcagcccaaCAGCTGCTGGACAGACAGCTAAGAAAGGCTTTTCAGAGAGCACGGAGATGGGCCTCgaagcagggcagcagctgcagagagcttGATGTCTTGTGACTAGCCCCAGAGAACAGGTCCTGACTAGAGACTTGTTGGGAAGAGTTGCATGCAGGCGAGCTTAATCTGAAACAACTATCAGCACAGAACCATTAGCAACAGACCCAGCACCTGGGGCTTTCCCTAGCAGGTGACATTCCTGATGCTCATTCCAGTGCTGAGAAGAGATAGCAGCTGAAAAGGTCTTCTTCCAAATAGATGCAAACCTATTTCAGAGCTAGGCTCATCCTCTGATCTGTAAGGCTGGATTATAACTCATGAAGCCATGTAGACTCAGGCCTCCCATCTATTTAGGTCACCACTGGCTCGACATGAAAGGGAAAGGCCAGTCCAGCTGCCTTAGAGCGAGGAAAAAAACGATGAGTTTGACATACCTGTGTTGATACTTTGTAGGCTACATATGCATTCATGCCATCCCCTGtggaaagcaaaaccaaagcgTTAGCACAAGATTAGCCTTTTGCACCATCACCTGGAGGCTTTGGTGACTGCAAAGCACCAGGCTCCAGCAATCCCCTGACCTTTGCACGCCTCAGTGATTCTGATCTGAGCCCCCAGCCTGCACACAGAATCTCAGGCAGCATCCTTCTGCAGAATCCTGGAGCCCTGCCCACCAGGCATTTCCCCAACCTGGCTGCTCAGccctccttttcctccccaaGGCAGCCAACGCTGACAATCAGACGCTTGTTACCCTGACAGCACTGGGGCTAACTCCATGCATCTGCTCGCCATGTCACAATTCAGCGGCTGTGCGGCACATGAAGCAGTCTATTCAGAGGATGCAAGTCAGACAGCCCCTGGCTGCCTGTGGTTTGATTCTGGGACATCACAGCCAGCCTTTTCTCCAGCTAATACAGAAACCGCTTGTCTGGGGAGAGGAAGGTCTACTTCATACCTCAAGCAAAGGGCATTCTCACAAGTCAGACAATGCCCCAGTGCACCTCTGATTAGAAGTCAGTGCGCCCCCCCAGCTCCAGAAGCCATGAACTGGCTGGGATCAGATGGGTTCTCCATGGACTGCCCTGTGGCTGGCTAAGTTGCTCTGATCCCTACTtccaacaaagaaaaagcttcttGCTTCTCATTGCTCCACAGCTGCCAGTGAAGGTGCCAAAGCGTGGGACAGCATATTTGATTTCAGGTTAAGGGCAGTTTCACTTCTTTCCTGCCAGTCACACACAACTCACCGACTTTCTCCGGGTCACTCACTCCTACAGTCAGCTCAAATTTGTCCTCCtgttcctcttcttccagctgttTGAAGTAAGCATGTAAGGACAGCAAATTAGAACTAGAAATCCAGGCTTCCATAGACAAAGTCCCATATGCTACAGAGCACTTGTCACACTGCCAAGGCATCTTTGGTATTTCAGTCTGGTCAAGGCAATGCTACGAAGCCCTTGGGCTCCACACTTGTGTTGAGGCTGCACGTTCCAAGCATCCTGGATCAGATTTGTCTCTACAGCAATGCTATCTGCACAGACTAATGCACAGACTGCTCATCACTAAGGCAAAACTCTACCAAGGCCAACTTCAGCCCAGCTCCGTGCAAAATAGTTTCCTCTGGGCTCTTTTACATCGTAATTTCAATTCTCACCTGAAACAGGTGAAGATACTGAACCTATACAGGAGGCAAGTTACACTATGCAGGCACACAGGGATGGAGAACTGTGACAGCAACTGGCCTGAACCCTGCTTTACTGAAGATCAGAGGCAGCAAAAGCAACAGTACTGCCACTGCCAGGCCAATAAGGCTTCAGGCTTGCTTGGAAAGCATTACAGTTCCTCATTAGTAAGGTGAAGGTAAAGCACTCTGCCCCACACAGCCTCTTAAAGTTTAAGAACCTGAAGGTGAGAGCTTCTCAGTTCACCAATCAGCTCAGCATCCTGCCCAGgttctgcactgctttgcttGAGCCAGCTTGAAGCCAGTCTGAGACAATGACAGTACTGCAGAGTCCTCGTGATCTCAGGGTGCTTGGGGCAGAACAGGAGCTCTTTGCTTGTCACCAAAATAGTATTAATTTCTCAACAGGAAAAGGAGACAGAATTATGCCGAGCACCGCCTAACTGGGCTTGGCAACCAGACCACAAGTTCCACTTAAGAAATCTGTGCTCCCAAGTCACCCAGGAGACTTATTTAAAATTCACACGAGAGTAGTTCTACCACCTACTTCCATCTGTGGCAACAGAGGGAGCCAGAACTCTCAATCAGAGCTCAGACCCTCAGGTCAGCCGCTTGCTCTTAGCACTGGAAGCAGCCTGCACCATCACGCTTCCACAAGAGCAAGGCTCACCTGAGCACCACTTCAAGCCCCAGACTGACAGCCTGAGATAAAACCAGGCCATCCAATGTGCCAATTACATTAATTACATCATTAGATGCAGGTTCGAATCTGAGTAAACAGACAGGTTCCTGCCAATTACAGTCCCAAACCAGCAGGGCAAGTTGGAAAGCTGAGAGCAGTTCTCACCTCCTCATAGCTCTTTGGAGGGTTTCTAGAAGAAGAGCTTGCAGCTACTTCTAATGAGGGGGCAGGATTGGATGCTTTGGCCAGTTCCTTCTTCTGGTTGTTTTGCGTGCTGTCTAGAGACAGCTCTACAGTAGCATCTGTCAAGAGAAGTTGGCAAGGGTCAGCCTCTCTACTTTGGGTTTCtaaaaacatcagcattttcAGAGAGGCTCACGGGACCTAGGCAGCAACAACAATCTTAATCACTATTAAGGAAACACAGGGAGGACATCTGTATGCACTGGGAAGAGCACAACTTCATATAGCTTCGCTGCACTAAGGGCATTTGATCAACTCAGCTGAACATTTTGTTAATCAAAACTTATTCTAGAGAGGCAGACAGGAGTTCCTTGCTGTGTGCTAGTAGCAGCTGCAGACAAATTGGATTTTAGCACTGTACATAGACTGGCTCCTTCCCAGGACACTCATCCACCAGAGGAAGTCAAACCTTCCACCTGTTACCAGATATCTCCAGAACTGACTTTCAGATGCCTCTACCAATGGTCTTACACTCAGCCAAGGAACAGGACAGCTGGGTAAAGCCTAACCCTCCTTGCTTTCCCCCACAGAGGGGTGTTACGTTCCCTGCTCCTGGGGAACAGACACATCTCAGCTAGACATGCTTCCTCTACCTgcacagagggaggaaaagtTAGAGAACAAAGGCCTTTCAAGTGCGGAAGGACACACTGCCTTGTAGTTTAATAAAAACCCATTTTTAGGCCTCTTCAGCTTCCAGGCAGTTAATCCTGCTGCATGATTAAGTGAGAAACCTGGAGGAGGCTACAGGACCTTCCCAAACACACCACAAGTACTAAGCGCTCCCAGAGCACAACACAAGTTTGAGAGATAAGGAGCTGTGAGAGTCCAGAACAAGCAGCCTAACCACAGGCAAATCATGGCTAGAACAAAGATGACTCCAAGCTCAGAGTTCAGAAAGCACCAGTAAGTGCTCAGAGATGCGGACTCACCTGCAAATAGGTCCTGATCATCTTGCTCTACACGAACCCCGTTCTCTTTGGAGCTGTTGTTTACAGGAAGAAGCAATTCCCTTTTTGGTGCCGGGGGTTTGCTCTGTAAAACAATTAAAAGGACACAAACACAGTCATTAATGCTGAGGGGGTCCAGATGCTGCCATGTAGGGTCACCACTGTGAACCCAGCATGCACAGTGACCAGAGGCTGCTTCTCTTCCGGCACCCTTAGCAATCCTGGTTGAGTAAACAGATTGCAACAGCTCTCAACAGCCCTAGGAGACTCAGCCCTTCTGTTTGCACACTGGCAGTAGCAGCACCACTCAGGCCAAGCAAGCAGCACCAGGGAGCCTCAGGTGAGCATGCCAACACAAGACCCCTTGTAAAAGCCAGGTTTTTGCTGCTTGTGGTGCAGACCTGTGGCAATTTGCTTTTCAAGTGACACTCAGTCCTCCATCTCACAGCCCAGCAAACGAGCACTGTGTGTGGGGTCACTCATAccctctgctcctgcacagGAGCTGTGGGTAAGCTTCCCAAGCCGGTAAGAAGGTCTTTGCAGACAAGGTAAGGTGGGTACTGAATGAGCCTCAAATGCTGAAGAGAGCTATCTGCCCTTGGGTTCTCGGTCTGCCTTGATTTCTAAGAACACAGAAGTACCACGCCCTGCTCTCCACTTCTTGCTATAAGagaactgcagcctccttcagagcagcccgTAACAGTGCCCAGCACCTCTGGCACAGTAACCATCGGGGTCACTCCCCAGGCCCCCAGCCCGGCACTCAGCACAGGGACGGACGCCGAGCTGACAGCTCTATCCCCACAGCTGCACGAGGAGTGTTTTGCTAACGCTCAAGGGCAGAGCACCAAGCGTTAGTTATGACAGCTGCTCTGACAACCACATTAAGCTCCTGTTAAGCTGCTTTAGCCGAGCAGCGCTGTTTTCTGCTCGGGGAGGCACGATTCGCACCAAGGCCTTGCGGGCCTCCCCGGGTTAGCGGGCCCCAAACACCCCTCGGCGCGGAGCAAAGCGGGCCCGGGAAGCCCCATGGCGCCCTGGTGCGTCCCCCTCCCCACTCACGGTGCCGGCGAAGATGTCCTCCCCCTCCGTGTCGCTGTCGGCGGCGTCGCCGTCGCCGCAGGACGGTGGGAAGGGCGGGGGCAAATGCGGCCCCGGGGACGGGGAGCGGGAGCCGCCAGCGCCTCCCGACGCCATCTCCGCGCCGCCGCTTCCGCCCGCGACAGACGAGACCGGAAGTCCCCACCACTACTTAAAGCATGAGGGCGGAGCTTGAGGGCGGGCGGAGCCTCGCGATTGGGCACAGCCGGCTGCCGGCCAGCAGGGGGAGCCAATGAGCGGCTCCAGGAGGCTCGGCGGGCATACCAACGTGCGCGCCGTTCTCCGCCGTCCTGCAGCCCGGGGCAGCGCGGCACCTCCGCTGCGATACTGAAAATCACAGCCGAAGGGCAAAAACAGCCCTGCCTCGAGCGCGGTCTTCGTGGGAGCAGTGCCATACGTGGCTGCAagctgcccctgcgcctccttacctcccccacccccactcgGGCTGCAC
It encodes:
- the SNX1 gene encoding sorting nexin-1 isoform X2, with the translated sequence MASGGAGGSRSPSPGPHLPPPFPPSCGDGDAADSDTEGEDIFAGTSKPPAPKRELLLPVNNSSKENGVRVEQDDQDLFADATVELSLDSTQNNQKKELAKASNPAPSLEVAASSSSRNPPKSYEELEEEEQEDKFELTVGVSDPEKVGDGMNAYVAYKVSTQTSMPMFRSKQFSVKRRFSDFLGLYEKLSEKHAQNGFIVPPPPEKSLIGMTKVKVGKEDSSSAEFLEKRRAALERYLQRVVSHPTMLQDPDVREFLEKEELPRAIGTQALSGAGILKMFNKATDAVSKMTIKMNESDIWFEEKLQEVECEEQRLRKLHAVVETLVNHRKELALNTAQFAKSLAMLGSSEDNTALSRALSQLAEVEEKIEQLHQEQANNDFFVLAELLGDYIRLLSVVRGAFDQRMKTWQRWQDAQTMLQKKREMEARLLWANKPDKLQQAKEEISEWESRVTQYERDFERISAVIRKEVIRFEKEKSKDFRNHVTKYLETLLNSQQQLVKYWEAFLPEAKAIS
- the SNX22 gene encoding sorting nexin-22 isoform X1, yielding MIVVSIPAAEPEVTARSPEKAHTVFLVEVLCNGRRHTVAKRYSEFQALHKRIKKSCKVPDFPPRRVPNWVPKVLEQRRQGLELYIQGVLCHNEELPQDVLDFLKVRRCQQDGREQSRGRCVLTSLSCPSVSHPPSQQPVLGFHSDPYTRPPAMDALPNAVLSGVLQGLYAPWHCPSCTAVPRGQLDS
- the SNX1 gene encoding sorting nexin-1 isoform X1, which produces MASGGAGGSRSPSPGPHLPPPFPPSCGDGDAADSDTEGEDIFAGTSKPPAPKRELLLPVNNSSKENGVRVEQDDQDLFADATVELSLDSTQNNQKKELAKASNPAPSLEVAASSSSRNPPKSYEELEEEEQEDKFELTVGVSDPEKVGDGMNAYVAYKVSTQTSMPMFRSKQFSVKRRFSDFLGLYEKLSEKHAQNGFIVPPPPEKSLIGMTKVKVGKEDSSSAEFLEKRRAALERYLQRVVSHPTMLQDPDVREFLEKEELPRAIGTQALSGAGILKMFNKATDAVSKMTIKMNESDIWFEEKLQEVECEEQRLRKLHAVVETLVNHRKELALNTAQFAKSLAMLGSSEDNTALSRALSQLAEVEEKIEQLHQEQANNDFFVLAELLGDYIRLLSVVRGAFDQRMKTWQRWQDAQTMLQKKREMEARLLWANKPDKLQQAKEEISEWESRVTQYERDFERISAVIRKEVIRFEKEKSKDFRNHVTKYLETLLNSQQQSTKALPAPSSRGGTGWPSGAGSGGGR